A region from the Clostridium beijerinckii genome encodes:
- a CDS encoding amidase domain-containing protein, with the protein MGLSKINKNSSIIIKMIIITLVFSLININIEQTVLADINTDEEATNFVENIFAIKSKAILSKDLDSIESLYATDTRYGQWAYEYEQRKVKYINNWAEKQGVKFIDIIPKIVIRKSNIKKDKCFFNILCNTEYKYIYTDQPEQINSSRIGTYHSIRLTKRDEEWIITTEWYTDPFADSLSLESIKMDEIKEHIKSQPSRDISTINERRKGAIEYAEKYCGAATIEEYGFKYNKEYRDFNPEGGDCANFASQILHEGGKFKENSAWNYDRGNGTGPWVNAGKFTYYMLNSGRASVIAKGSYEKVYKASYKLLPGDFVAYEKKGDIMHVSVVTGVDSKGYSLVTCHNTDRNNVPWDLGWSDKKMNFWLIRVHY; encoded by the coding sequence ATGGGACTCTCTAAAATTAATAAGAATTCATCAATAATTATAAAGATGATTATAATTACTTTAGTATTTTCATTAATTAATATTAATATTGAACAAACAGTTTTAGCAGACATTAATACTGATGAAGAAGCAACAAATTTTGTAGAAAACATATTTGCAATAAAAAGCAAAGCAATATTAAGTAAGGACTTAGATTCTATAGAATCTTTATATGCTACAGATACAAGATATGGCCAATGGGCTTATGAATATGAACAAAGAAAGGTAAAATACATTAATAATTGGGCAGAAAAGCAAGGTGTTAAATTTATAGATATAATACCTAAAATAGTAATCAGAAAATCAAATATAAAAAAAGATAAATGTTTTTTTAATATATTATGTAATACAGAATATAAATACATATATACGGATCAGCCAGAGCAAATTAATAGTTCAAGAATTGGAACTTATCACTCAATTAGATTAACGAAGAGAGATGAAGAATGGATAATAACAACTGAATGGTATACAGATCCCTTTGCAGATTCTTTAAGCTTAGAATCCATTAAGATGGATGAAATTAAAGAACATATAAAATCACAACCATCTAGAGATATTTCTACTATTAATGAAAGAAGAAAAGGTGCAATTGAATATGCAGAAAAATATTGTGGAGCAGCAACTATTGAAGAATATGGATTTAAATATAATAAAGAATACAGAGATTTTAATCCAGAGGGAGGCGATTGTGCAAATTTTGCTTCACAGATATTACATGAAGGAGGAAAGTTTAAGGAAAATTCAGCTTGGAACTATGATAGAGGAAATGGAACAGGTCCTTGGGTAAATGCAGGTAAGTTTACTTATTATATGCTAAATAGTGGAAGAGCATCAGTTATTGCTAAAGGAAGTTATGAAAAAGTATATAAGGCTTCTTATAAACTCCTTCCTGGAGATTTCGTTGCATATGAAAAGAAGGGTGATATAATGCATGTATCTGTGGTTACTGGTGTTGATTCAAAAGGATATTCCTTAGTAACTTGCCATAATACAGATAGAAATAATGTACCATGGGATTTAGGTTGGAGTGATAAAAAAATGAATTTTTGGTTAATTAGAGTACATTATTAA
- a CDS encoding DNA-binding response regulator, which yields MKSYNVLIVEDEKEIADAIAIYLNNQGYNVFKACNGVEGLEIIGKENLHLAIVDIMMPKMDGITMVMKLRENFEFPVIMLTAKSEEMDKIMGLNIGADDYVTKPFNPMELLARVNSQLRRYSKYLSVVNTFEEKNNNFTIGGLELNIDTKEVTVDGEYVKVTPIEFKILHLLMKNPGRVFSAEELYEKVWNEEAINTDTVMVHVRNIREKIEIDSKNPKYLKVVWGVGYKIEKQ from the coding sequence ATGAAATCATATAATGTTTTAATTGTAGAAGATGAAAAGGAAATAGCAGATGCTATTGCAATATATTTAAATAATCAAGGATACAATGTTTTTAAGGCTTGTAATGGAGTTGAAGGGTTAGAGATTATTGGAAAAGAAAATTTACATCTAGCAATAGTAGATATAATGATGCCGAAGATGGATGGAATTACTATGGTTATGAAGCTTAGAGAAAACTTTGAGTTCCCAGTAATTATGCTAACTGCCAAGTCAGAAGAAATGGATAAAATAATGGGACTAAATATAGGAGCAGATGACTATGTAACAAAACCTTTTAATCCAATGGAACTTTTAGCTAGAGTTAATTCACAACTTAGAAGATATTCTAAGTATTTAAGTGTAGTAAATACTTTTGAAGAAAAGAATAATAACTTTACAATTGGCGGCTTAGAATTAAATATTGATACAAAAGAAGTAACAGTAGATGGAGAATATGTAAAAGTTACACCTATAGAATTTAAAATATTGCATTTACTAATGAAAAATCCGGGTAGAGTATTTTCAGCAGAAGAATTATATGAAAAAGTATGGAATGAGGAAGCTATAAATACAGATACAGTAATGGTACATGTAAGAAATATAAGAGAAAAAATAGAAATTGATTCGAAGAATCCAAAATATTTAAAGGTGGTATGGGGAGTTGGATACAAAATTGAAAAACAGTAA
- a CDS encoding mannonate oxidoreductase produces MNNATIEKLNYNELKEIVKLYCVSNLGKKLIDKLLPSKNIKQVQRMLKETSEGRRLIDASYHMPLEGIFDISPLIEKIEKGGVLEASELTTIEDFLRGCRKVKAFVKDKEGYAETLSAYGDNITDLKDIEDEIKIAIRGTIVDSNATKELKRIRRYIDICEEKIKEKLEKFIKNTGNREYIQEFFVSQRNGRYTVPIKSSYKNFVQGTIVEISSKGTTVFIEPNVISKYTTELVSLRTEESIEEYKILATLTEMIFQRVQELKINIDVISEYDMILAKAKYSKDINGIEPKLNDYGYIKIVKGKYPLIKNSVPLDFEIGNDYRSLIITGPNAGGKTVVLKSVGLITLGALSGFHICAKEGTEIAVFNNIFVDIGDNQSIENALSTFSSHVKNLAEILKESNKNTLLLFDEIGSGTEPNEGAALAIAILEEFYHKGCITVASTHYGEIKNFSQKHPHFENAAMEFENDTLEPLYKLHIGRSGDSNALYISKKMGISDSIIEKSKKYIETKEYNYELLDDGKISKKKEEEVKEEQYIYKQGDKVLLLEKNLSAIVYKGIDRFNNVTILFSNEFLEVNYKRIKLEFKAEELYPEGYDLNQLFSSFKERKLERDIQRGSKKSLKKFRKEEHL; encoded by the coding sequence ATATAAAACAAGTACAAAGAATGTTAAAAGAAACATCAGAAGGAAGAAGATTGATTGATGCATCATATCATATGCCCTTAGAAGGAATATTTGATATTTCCCCATTAATTGAGAAAATAGAAAAAGGTGGAGTTCTTGAAGCTTCAGAACTTACTACAATAGAAGATTTTCTTAGAGGCTGTAGAAAAGTAAAAGCATTTGTTAAAGATAAAGAAGGATATGCAGAAACTTTAAGCGCTTATGGAGATAACATTACGGATTTAAAAGATATAGAAGATGAAATAAAGATTGCAATCCGCGGAACAATTGTTGATTCTAATGCTACAAAAGAACTTAAAAGAATAAGAAGATATATTGATATTTGTGAAGAGAAAATTAAAGAAAAATTAGAGAAATTCATAAAAAATACTGGTAATAGAGAATATATACAAGAATTTTTTGTTAGCCAAAGAAATGGAAGATATACAGTTCCTATAAAATCGTCTTATAAAAACTTTGTACAAGGAACCATTGTTGAAATATCTTCAAAGGGTACGACTGTATTTATTGAACCTAATGTTATTTCAAAATATACAACTGAATTAGTCTCTTTAAGAACTGAAGAAAGCATTGAGGAATATAAAATATTAGCGACTTTAACTGAAATGATTTTTCAAAGAGTGCAAGAATTGAAAATCAATATAGATGTTATTTCAGAGTATGATATGATTTTAGCTAAGGCTAAATATAGTAAAGATATTAATGGGATTGAGCCTAAATTAAATGATTATGGATATATAAAAATTGTAAAAGGAAAATATCCTTTAATTAAAAATAGTGTTCCTTTGGATTTTGAAATTGGAAATGATTATAGAAGTTTAATTATAACTGGACCTAATGCAGGGGGAAAAACAGTTGTATTAAAGAGTGTTGGATTAATTACACTTGGAGCTTTAAGTGGATTTCATATATGTGCAAAGGAAGGTACTGAAATAGCTGTATTTAATAATATTTTTGTTGATATTGGAGATAATCAAAGTATTGAAAATGCTTTAAGTACTTTTTCTTCTCATGTTAAGAATTTAGCAGAAATATTAAAAGAAAGTAATAAGAATACATTATTACTTTTTGATGAAATAGGAAGTGGAACAGAACCAAATGAGGGAGCTGCACTAGCTATTGCAATTTTAGAAGAGTTTTATCACAAGGGATGTATTACGGTAGCATCTACACACTATGGAGAAATTAAAAACTTTTCGCAAAAACATCCTCATTTTGAAAATGCAGCAATGGAATTTGAAAATGATACATTAGAACCCTTATATAAGCTTCATATAGGAAGAAGTGGCGATAGCAATGCACTTTATATTTCTAAAAAGATGGGCATAAGTGACAGTATTATTGAGAAAAGTAAAAAATATATTGAAACTAAGGAATACAATTATGAACTTTTAGATGATGGAAAAATTTCTAAAAAGAAAGAAGAAGAAGTTAAAGAAGAACAATATATCTATAAGCAAGGAGATAAGGTTTTACTGCTGGAAAAAAACTTAAGTGCTATAGTTTATAAAGGCATAGACAGATTTAATAATGTAACAATTCTATTTAGCAATGAATTTTTAGAGGTAAATTATAAAAGAATAAAATTAGAATTTAAAGCAGAAGAATTATATCCAGAAGGATATGATTTAAATCAATTGTTTTCAAGTTTTAAGGAAAGAAAACTTGAAAGGGATATTCAAAGAGGGTCTAAAAAATCATTAAAGAAGTTTAGAAAAGAAGAGCATTTATAA
- a CDS encoding sensor histidine kinase has translation MKNSKKSYVTNMVAFIILIIMSIGIFSLYPKIKEVAKEEPSVPYENYEILRSIYRSNYVLYKDILDQENGEELTGDKIYIKLNETNFNEYDDIKINFNNNINFWKEDLNHNYLNLNYLAYNNETSINKTNTDNDLRSLVDSTENENLNNKYAFYMVISYDGNGGVSVNNIFGADDYTIRNRFSEFTMRDTLDYNMLDNKNIKFNPIRNATFIYGIPKDLKYSDNISEVVYQSQNNYNSRILITAIMTILFGTLILGLMIPYGKGNHVFGIKTFLKIPFEINCIIFGIGAVFSGFGSFYALYSTIQGLFSNGNISFSISPELGFWLTNIANMLIWIIAIYLIFAGDMLLKHIFKTGLVKYFKENLLIFKIIKSLKRWSNNLIEYIEHIDLTDKSNKVIIKVLAINFLVISVISIVWFFGILASIVYTVALFIIIRKYVDNIKEKFGILLNATNKIADGNLDVEINEDLGLFNPFKDEVKKIQDGFKKAVSEEVKSQRMKTELISNVSHDLKTPLTSIITYVDLLKNNNITDEERKSYIDTIDKKSQRLKFLIEDLFEVSKATSGDIKLNLVNIDIVELMRQIEIELNDKISASNLNLRNNFPENKVILKLDSQKTYRIFENLLINVVNYAMEGSRVYVDIIEDEKSVEITIKNMSAEEINFNAFDIVERFERGDKSRNTEGSGLGLAIAKSFVEVQGGTLNVDVDGDLFKVIIILEK, from the coding sequence TTGAAAAACAGTAAAAAATCATATGTAACTAATATGGTAGCATTTATAATATTAATAATAATGTCAATAGGTATATTTAGTCTTTATCCAAAGATAAAAGAAGTAGCAAAAGAAGAACCTTCAGTGCCTTATGAGAATTATGAAATTTTAAGAAGTATTTATAGAAGCAATTATGTATTATATAAAGATATTTTAGATCAAGAAAATGGTGAAGAGCTAACAGGAGATAAAATATATATAAAATTAAATGAAACAAATTTCAATGAATATGATGATATAAAAATTAATTTTAATAACAATATAAATTTTTGGAAAGAAGATCTAAATCATAATTACCTAAATCTTAATTATTTAGCTTATAATAACGAAACATCTATAAACAAAACTAATACTGATAATGATTTAAGATCATTAGTAGACAGTACTGAAAATGAAAATTTAAATAATAAATATGCTTTTTACATGGTTATAAGTTATGATGGAAATGGTGGAGTTTCAGTAAATAATATTTTTGGTGCTGATGATTACACAATAAGGAATAGATTTTCAGAATTTACTATGAGAGATACGTTGGATTATAACATGTTAGATAACAAAAATATTAAATTTAACCCTATAAGAAATGCAACCTTTATTTATGGAATTCCTAAAGATTTAAAGTATTCAGATAACATAAGTGAAGTAGTATATCAGTCACAAAATAATTATAATAGCCGTATTTTAATTACAGCTATAATGACAATTTTATTTGGAACATTAATATTAGGATTAATGATCCCATATGGAAAGGGAAATCATGTATTTGGAATTAAAACTTTCTTAAAGATTCCGTTTGAAATTAATTGTATTATATTTGGAATTGGAGCTGTATTTTCTGGATTTGGGTCATTTTATGCTCTTTATTCAACAATACAAGGATTATTTAGTAATGGGAATATTAGTTTTAGTATAAGCCCAGAACTAGGTTTTTGGTTAACCAATATAGCTAATATGCTAATATGGATAATTGCAATTTACTTAATATTTGCAGGTGATATGCTTTTAAAGCATATATTTAAAACAGGTTTAGTTAAATATTTTAAGGAAAATTTATTGATATTTAAAATAATAAAATCACTAAAAAGATGGAGTAATAATTTAATCGAATATATAGAGCATATAGATTTAACTGATAAATCAAATAAAGTAATCATAAAGGTTCTTGCAATTAACTTTTTAGTGATTTCAGTAATTTCTATTGTGTGGTTTTTTGGAATATTGGCATCTATAGTATATACGGTAGCGTTGTTTATAATAATAAGAAAATATGTAGATAATATAAAGGAGAAATTTGGAATACTTTTAAATGCCACAAATAAAATTGCAGATGGAAATTTAGACGTAGAAATAAATGAAGATTTAGGATTATTTAATCCATTTAAAGATGAAGTAAAAAAAATACAGGATGGATTTAAAAAGGCTGTTAGTGAAGAGGTAAAAAGTCAAAGAATGAAAACAGAACTTATTTCTAATGTTTCTCATGATTTGAAGACACCTCTTACATCTATAATAACTTATGTTGATTTATTAAAAAATAACAACATAACTGATGAAGAAAGAAAGTCTTATATCGATACTATAGATAAAAAATCACAAAGATTAAAGTTTCTAATTGAAGATTTATTTGAGGTAAGTAAGGCCACAAGCGGAGATATTAAACTAAATTTAGTGAATATTGATATTGTAGAATTAATGAGACAAATTGAGATAGAATTAAATGATAAAATAAGTGCTTCTAATTTAAATCTAAGGAATAATTTCCCAGAAAATAAAGTTATTTTAAAACTAGATAGTCAAAAGACATATAGAATATTTGAGAATCTTTTAATTAATGTTGTTAATTATGCCATGGAAGGTTCTAGAGTTTATGTAGATATAATAGAAGATGAAAAAAGTGTAGAGATTACTATAAAAAATATGTCGGCTGAGGAAATTAACTTTAATGCTTTTGACATAGTTGAAAGATTTGAAAGAGGAGATAAATCTAGAAATACAGAAGGGTCAGGACTTGGTCTTGCCATTGCAAAAAGTTTTGTTGAAGTACAAGGGGGAACCTTAAATGTAGACGTAGATGGGGATTTGTTTAAGGTCATAATTATACTTGAAAAATAA
- a CDS encoding glycoside hydrolase: MIKRFNVFIICLLMILNIPITAKASEDNDYKIEMKQDLLILMLAYPEYVVGIDKKNDDEVYLIMKSGNKIIYDDKKQKSHEEKLANPDLQDMLEQDYPLEKGTEIMEKTFDPGRARHYELLNEVYGNSKTSIEKNLINLKYGYTNYQFNSKNKANTSLEAALKEVMPLAKARGDIGSILYPASGTYNYRVISGTGRLSPHSYGIAIDLKSDKKDYWKWSSENQGKERLKEYPKELVEAFENNNFVWGGKWGHFDILHFEYRPEIILKTKYFGNWNNNNNWYEGVLLDEATKKYIDLIDNVIN; the protein is encoded by the coding sequence ATGATAAAAAGATTTAATGTTTTTATAATATGTTTATTAATGATTCTTAATATACCTATTACAGCAAAAGCATCTGAAGATAACGACTATAAAATTGAGATGAAGCAAGATCTGTTAATACTTATGTTAGCTTATCCAGAGTATGTAGTTGGTATAGATAAGAAGAATGATGATGAAGTTTATTTAATTATGAAGTCTGGTAATAAAATTATTTATGACGATAAAAAACAGAAAAGTCATGAAGAAAAATTAGCAAATCCAGATCTTCAGGATATGTTAGAACAAGATTATCCTCTTGAAAAAGGTACAGAGATTATGGAAAAAACTTTTGATCCAGGAAGAGCTAGACATTATGAATTGCTTAATGAAGTTTATGGAAATTCTAAAACATCCATAGAAAAAAACTTGATTAATTTAAAGTATGGATATACTAATTATCAATTTAATAGTAAAAATAAAGCTAATACATCTTTAGAAGCAGCATTAAAAGAAGTTATGCCACTTGCAAAAGCTAGAGGTGATATAGGAAGTATTCTTTATCCTGCTAGTGGAACATACAATTATAGAGTTATATCAGGAACAGGAAGATTAAGTCCTCATTCTTATGGAATAGCAATTGATTTAAAAAGTGATAAAAAAGATTATTGGAAATGGAGTTCAGAAAACCAAGGAAAAGAGAGGTTGAAAGAATATCCTAAAGAATTAGTTGAAGCCTTTGAAAATAACAATTTTGTTTGGGGAGGAAAGTGGGGTCATTTTGATATTTTACATTTTGAATATAGACCGGAAATAATATTAAAGACTAAATATTTTGGTAATTGGAATAATAATAACAATTGGTATGAAGGAGTTCTTTTAGACGAAGCTACTAAAAAATACATTGATTTAATTGATAATGTAATTAATTAG
- the ilvB gene encoding biosynthetic-type acetolactate synthase large subunit, with protein MKYNGAEIVIKILENEGVEYISGIPGGFNLPLYDALYKSKIKHILARHEQGAGFIAQGISRSTNKVGVCFATSGPGVTNLLTAIADAKLDSIPLVAITGQVSLSSIGTDAFQEVDAYGLTIPITKHNFLIRHINELFTVIKEAFKIALEGRPGPVLIDIPKNIQMQVIELEEFPSNTEDHKNVPEKKDLKNSTLYCMAELINNSKKPIIYAGGGVVNSNACTNLYKLAKKSNIPVALSLMGLGVFPYNDELSLRMLGMHGAPFTNYLLNEADLILALGVRFDDRATGNIEKFCPNATIIHIDIDPSEINKIKTSSLSMVADIYDFIKAILPHIDAKPRSSWVQRVKCFKEKYPLPSYENILHQANIIPFVASVVPSDTIITTDVGQHQMWVAQRYPFKDPKEFLTSSGLGTMGFGLPVAIGAALTNKDKTIVCFSGDGSILMNIQELATLADFNLNVKVIILNNHYLGLVRQQQELFYNQHYIASHFISNPNFKIIAEGFGIKSCDLGNEEEPLKKLEELLSIKGPCVINIPIEETENVLPMVAPGGSNIEMIGGENFND; from the coding sequence TTGAAATATAATGGTGCTGAAATTGTTATTAAAATATTAGAAAATGAAGGTGTAGAATATATATCTGGTATTCCTGGAGGATTTAATCTTCCATTATATGATGCTCTATATAAAAGTAAAATTAAACATATTCTAGCTCGTCATGAACAAGGGGCTGGCTTTATTGCACAAGGAATTTCTAGAAGTACAAATAAAGTCGGTGTATGTTTTGCAACCTCTGGTCCTGGTGTAACTAATCTATTAACTGCTATTGCAGATGCCAAACTTGATTCTATACCACTTGTTGCAATAACAGGGCAAGTTTCTTTATCTTCTATAGGAACAGACGCTTTTCAAGAGGTAGATGCTTATGGTTTAACAATTCCTATTACTAAACATAACTTTTTGATTAGACATATAAATGAGCTTTTCACTGTTATTAAAGAAGCTTTTAAAATAGCATTAGAAGGAAGACCTGGTCCCGTACTTATTGATATACCTAAAAATATACAAATGCAAGTTATTGAATTAGAGGAGTTTCCTTCTAATACTGAAGATCATAAGAATGTGCCTGAGAAAAAAGATTTAAAGAACTCTACCCTTTACTGTATGGCTGAATTAATTAATAATTCAAAAAAACCTATAATCTATGCAGGTGGAGGCGTAGTTAACTCTAATGCTTGCACAAATTTATATAAACTTGCAAAAAAAAGCAATATTCCAGTAGCTTTAAGTCTTATGGGCCTTGGCGTTTTTCCATATAATGATGAGTTAAGCCTTAGAATGCTCGGTATGCATGGAGCACCTTTTACCAATTATTTACTTAATGAAGCGGACTTGATCTTAGCTTTAGGTGTAAGATTTGATGATAGAGCTACAGGTAATATAGAAAAATTTTGTCCTAATGCTACAATTATTCATATTGATATTGATCCTTCTGAAATAAATAAGATTAAGACAAGTAGCTTATCTATGGTTGCAGATATCTATGATTTTATTAAAGCTATTCTTCCACACATTGATGCTAAACCTAGAAGTTCTTGGGTTCAAAGAGTTAAATGTTTTAAGGAAAAATATCCACTTCCTTCTTACGAAAATATATTACATCAAGCTAATATAATTCCTTTCGTAGCAAGTGTAGTGCCAAGTGATACTATTATTACTACTGATGTTGGTCAGCATCAAATGTGGGTAGCTCAAAGATATCCCTTTAAAGATCCCAAAGAGTTCTTAACTTCTAGCGGGCTTGGAACCATGGGATTTGGACTTCCAGTAGCTATAGGCGCTGCTTTAACTAACAAGGATAAAACTATAGTTTGCTTTAGTGGAGATGGTTCCATCTTGATGAATATTCAAGAACTCGCAACTCTTGCTGATTTTAACCTCAATGTAAAAGTAATTATATTAAATAATCATTATTTAGGTTTGGTACGTCAGCAGCAAGAATTATTTTATAATCAACATTATATAGCATCTCATTTTATATCAAATCCAAATTTTAAGATTATAGCGGAAGGTTTTGGCATAAAGTCTTGCGATTTAGGTAATGAAGAAGAACCTTTAAAAAAGCTAGAAGAGCTATTATCTATAAAAGGGCCTTGCGTAATTAATATCCCTATTGAAGAAACAGAAAACGTACTTCCGATGGTTGCTCCAGGTGGATCAAATATAGAAATGATAGGTGGTGAAAACTTTAATGATTAA
- the ilvN gene encoding acetolactate synthase small subunit, translating to MINTDFYLIELLVRNHSGVMSHITGLFARRAFNLEGILCAQIGDGSTSKMFLLVKNNSVLNQIIKQLEKLYDVLEVSIHQDYDQSVFQHLDKVLKLM from the coding sequence ATGATTAATACTGATTTTTATCTTATTGAATTACTTGTTAGAAATCATTCTGGTGTCATGAGTCATATAACAGGACTTTTTGCACGCCGTGCCTTTAACCTTGAAGGAATATTATGTGCACAAATAGGTGATGGTTCTACAAGTAAGATGTTTCTACTCGTAAAAAATAATTCTGTTTTAAACCAAATCATAAAACAATTGGAAAAACTTTATGATGTACTTGAAGTTTCAATTCATCAAGATTATGATCAATCTGTATTCCAACATCTTGATAAGGTACTCAAACTTATGTAA
- a CDS encoding phosphohydrolase has protein sequence MKENFEVTLKQVILIIHRTINSVDKRLLNHGEQVAYIMMNLLKADGSYSDEEILEICAVSVFHDIGAYKVTEIDKLVEVDTRKPIEHAIYGALFIKYFSPLSDLYKIVLTHHFTFKYFEDKHMNVMCKEGLLLNFADYIDRVYLNKKSFNKGNFEDDKGNYLKKHIDLFVEADRKFDFVSKIVNGTFEDELYSFFETKIINREEVISYSKMLAYSIDFRSEATVKHTITVEAISYQIAKICGLDEEKLTRIRIASVLHDIGKIGIPVEILEKPGKVSHEEFEIIKSHAMIGYNILSELNIDDIRNVATLHHEKLDGSGYPFGLKAEQLSTEIRIIAIADIISALIGVRSYKGIFSKDKTINILLDMVNNNKIDGSITNLFINNYDYLIKEAEIQCRELMNIYLNLNNEFNELLEQLA, from the coding sequence ATGAAAGAAAATTTTGAAGTTACGTTAAAGCAAGTGATACTTATTATACATAGAACAATTAATTCTGTAGACAAAAGACTTTTAAATCATGGAGAGCAAGTTGCATACATTATGATGAATTTATTAAAAGCAGATGGCAGTTATAGTGATGAAGAAATACTTGAAATCTGTGCTGTATCTGTTTTTCATGATATAGGTGCATATAAAGTTACTGAAATAGATAAACTCGTAGAGGTGGATACTAGAAAACCAATTGAGCATGCCATTTATGGAGCATTATTTATAAAATATTTTTCACCACTCTCGGATTTGTATAAGATAGTTTTGACTCATCACTTTACATTTAAGTATTTTGAAGACAAGCACATGAATGTTATGTGTAAAGAAGGACTATTATTAAACTTTGCTGATTACATAGATAGAGTTTATTTAAATAAGAAATCTTTTAATAAAGGCAATTTTGAAGATGATAAAGGCAATTATCTAAAAAAACATATAGATTTATTTGTAGAAGCAGATAGAAAATTCGATTTTGTAAGTAAAATAGTAAATGGTACTTTTGAAGATGAATTATATAGTTTCTTTGAAACTAAGATTATAAATAGAGAAGAAGTGATATCTTATAGTAAAATGTTAGCATATTCGATTGATTTTAGAAGTGAGGCAACTGTCAAACATACAATAACAGTTGAAGCCATAAGTTATCAAATAGCAAAAATTTGTGGGTTAGATGAAGAGAAACTAACAAGGATTAGAATAGCATCAGTACTTCATGATATAGGGAAAATAGGAATTCCTGTAGAAATATTAGAGAAGCCAGGAAAGGTTAGCCATGAAGAATTTGAAATAATAAAAAGTCATGCTATGATCGGATATAATATATTAAGTGAATTAAACATAGATGATATAAGAAATGTAGCAACACTTCATCATGAAAAATTAGATGGCTCAGGATATCCATTTGGATTAAAGGCGGAGCAATTATCTACAGAAATAAGAATAATTGCAATAGCAGATATTATTAGTGCACTTATAGGAGTAAGAAGCTATAAAGGCATATTTAGTAAGGATAAGACAATTAATATATTATTGGATATGGTTAATAATAATAAAATTGATGGTAGCATAACAAATTTATTTATAAACAATTATGACTATCTCATAAAAGAAGCAGAGATTCAGTGTAGAGAATTAATGAATATATACTTAAATCTTAACAATGAGTTTAATGAATTATTAGAACAACTTGCATAA